CTTTAAGCTATACTAAACTACTTAACTTGGCTTAGCTAACTGTTTAGGCTAACTGTTTGGGAGGCCCAACAAGTGACATAGTTACTTGGAGGTCCTAgatgttgtcgttgttttcgttgttatAGTTTTAGTTGTCGTTGGCTTGTTTGAAGGTTTAGGTTTAGGTGTtggttttgtatttgtttttgctgtggCTCCCGGGATTTTGGTGGCTTTGGGGGGCTTCCTTGTTTGGGAAGGTGTTTTCGTATCGCATTCCTGCATTTGATGTGACAACCGGGGTTATTGGAATCGGTTACTTGCGACGCAATCAAAGCCGTCAGATACTCACAAGTGCCTTGCTTTTTTGCTCCTGCTGGGATCTCAGTTCAAACAACTCTGCAATAGTCGTACAAAAGGGGTTTTCCCGCGAGGATTCGTCGTAGATTTCGTTGTAGGAGAACTCCATTGAACCCTGAAATGGTTCACATAATTAATATGTATTTGTTGCATTCCTATTCAGCAGGAAGCGACTCAACTGACCAACTTGCAAATTAGATCGGCGATCTCCCTTAGAACATCGgtatttctttgattaatGCCGTTTTCCGATTCAAACCTTGCCTGAAGCTCTGAAATTTTGACTTTTTGCATGGTTATAGCGAAACGCCATCGAATCGGGGATCAGAAATACGCACTTTTAGACTCGGTGTCCAGGCGCTGGTACTTCCCGTGCAGTTCTCGATTAACTTGGTTGAGGGTGAGCAGGCGTCTTCGTAGAGCTTCCAGCATCTGAGCGTCCGCGTCCGCGTCCTGGTCACAGTGCCCTGTTTCGGAACCAATCGAGCTCAGGCAGGATTGGTCGAGGTCCGACTGGAGGATTCTCAGGTGGCTGCGAATGGTCTCGAGCTTTTTCACAGTATCATCGCGCTCGGATGCCTGAAACCAAGAAGGATTATGATATACTTAGGCTCAGACatttgttgaaaattgttgaattCCTCACCAGCTCTCCGAAGAAACAGGACAGACGTTTTCTCCCACTCTCTATGGCCTGGTGATCCTGTTTCCTGAACAGATCAAAGAGATCATTGAGTTCCGCATTCAGCAACCGCAGCTTCTCGCTCTCCTGGTTGTCGTGTATTGAGAGATTCTCGAGCATATCGTTGGTCATCGTATCTGCGGTCAACGAATCGCTGGCCGACTCCCCCAAGTGGTCCTGTCCCCGTTTCCTTTCCTGGGCCTGGGTCGCGTGCATCAAGGGTCCCTCACATGGCGTATTCTCCGACATGATCTCGATGCAGTGTGTGATCTCCTGCAGCTGTTGTCGGGGTTTTCGGAATACAAATGGGTTAGTTCTTAGTCAGAAGCTTCCGATGAGCTATTAGGTTGAATACACTGAGAATTTTACCGAGCAATTTGACATTTTACTAAAAAGATACTTGATTGGGTTTCAGATTGTTTACACAGACGATTAAGCGATAAGAAAAGTAGTACAATGAATCTATTATTAAACTGAGTCTAATAATGAGTAACGTCACCTGATGATGAACATCTATTAATTTACACgagtatataaaataaattccataGCTTGTTACAATGTCGATTTCTTGTTCGGATCGCAGTGCACTGGACAAGGATCGTTGGTGCCTTGTGGGAAGTGGGAAATGGGATATCTTACCTGTTGATTGAGCTGCGCTATGCACTGATCCTTCAACAGCAACTTCTGCGTGGCCGTTTGCACAACTTCATCCAAGTCTTTCATCTGCGACTTTAAGTTACAGATCTCGTCATGCTTGGCGGCTATCTCGCTGGCCAAGGACCTCATGCTCTCGTTCATCTGCAATAGATTGAAACTCCAGTCAAAGCCCAGCTTTACATAATGGTGAACAAAATATAACGTTTTATTGAGCAGCACAAAATGTTCGTTTTCAGTGGCACAATCTTTTAGAGTTCTCGCTCCTGCGGGACTTCGGGTCGCACTTGACCCTGGAATCACCGCCGCCTCTTTGCCTCAAGGATCTATGGCCTACCTTCTCGCTCTCACATTCCGGCCGGGCCTGATCCTTTCCAGCGCCCTGCAGTTGGTTCACGGTCACTGTCTCCAAGGAAATGCCGTGGAAGTCAAAGGTTTTAGAAGTCTGCACATGACTCAAAATCGCACAGATGTCCTTCCGCAGCTTGCGGTTCTCCTCGAGggtctgttgctgttgtcctTGGACAGACTGAGTGCAGGCAACGATCTTGCTGTACGCCTCCTTCTCCAAATCCGAGACGTTGCCCAAGATCATGTGGTTTACGTGGAGCAGGAAATCCACCCACTCCTGGAAAGTGCCCAGCCGCAGCTGTAAAGTGTCCTGCAAGTAAGCCAACACGTTAAGGTAGAGGATAATAGCTCTTATTACATGTTTAAGCTGAAGAGAGATTTTCCAAAAACATTATTGGCTTATCAACAATCGTCTTACGTTAAATAGATGCCCCCTTTAATTTATAGCCACTCTCACCATATCATCACATTCGTGCCCATTTAGGCAGTCAATCTCGTCCAGCCGCTTCAGAAATATGTTGTTCAGCTCGAAGCTCATATCGCCAGCGTCGCCCTTGGCATCCCGCAGCTTCTGGAGCAGACAGCGGTAATGGTCGGTGGAGATCGACTCGGAGCTGGCAGTGCACTGGACATGGACTTCTACCGACGATTGCTGATGTAGACGGGAGACACTTGGCTCGGTTGGCTGCACTTGCCGGCACTTTTGGCTGGCGGATGGCGCAGATGTGGCAGGTGGTGGCGATGGAGGTCTCGACGCATTCAGTCCCATGGACTTGGCGTCCAGGACGAACCCGACTGGGCGGCTGCCCATGATATCAATCCGAAATTCAACTACTACGTCCTTCTTCCGTTGCAAAAGGTATGGCCGGATAGCATTAGATTTGGCTCTTATGGCCCCGATTTAGAGCTGATTTTGTCTGCCAGGTAATAGCTTGTGTAATTAGACATGAGTATAAGGTTTCCACATCCGAACGTTCACTTCGAAAGCGGCAATCTCAAGGCACTGCTGATCGGAAAGATCGGGGCGCGAGGGCCTCGAATGCCGTTCTCCTCCCCTTGAACTGCACGCAAATCACTTTGCGAAAATGCACTCACGAAAGTAAAAATCACAGCAGTTGTAAAGTTgtaaacttattaaaaacaacacaaaaatgggcggaaaaaaaacgaaaaaaaaaacggaaaaaacgaaaaaaaaaaatatatctgaTTCGAACCTTGGCGGCGACGTCAGCGCTGCGTTCATATCTTTTGTTTGCAGTCTTCTGACGTAGCAATgtagttttgtttatttatattttcttgtttttgagCTACACACACGCGTATTAAGTATACGGTTTCAGCttgttgcttttatttctttccccAATCCGAATTCCGAATTCCGCGACTTTGGCGAACCGCGCTTCGCCTGGGAACCGTTCTCGATCGCCAACGAAACCGAACTGAGCGCTCCACTCTCGCTCCACCGACGCTCCACAGACCCTGAGAACTGGGGAGAGCCCCAGTTGGGAAACTCGACTCTCTGCTTATCAGTGCGTCGGATCGGGATCGGGTTCGGATCGAATTGGATCGCTCCGTGTTTACCCAAGAACTTAGCGCGGCTGAGTTATACTCGTATCTTACAGCATATGCGCACGCAAGTCATCGCTGTTTGCCCAAGTTGCGGTTTCGGTTCTGCCAATTTCGTATAATTGTTAACCCATCCGGTGGGGTATTTGCCAGCGGATAAGTTTGTTTGGCCGAACTTATAACTGATAACTGATAACTCCGATGTAGTCGTTGAAGGCGGTTGCACAACTGCTGGGAAAAGTCTTACGACCCAGCGGCAAAATAACTGAATTTAAAGATTGAAACCTAAGATATGTATAATAATTCCGATAAGAATGAATATTTCAATACTCAATCGTTAGCTAATTGAATTCAATCTGGCCCAGCCCAAATTTTACAGGGCTAGCCTAATACGCTGATAATATGTGGAGCACCAATTGAAAACAATATGTTTTTGCTGATTTAAATTGTTACCAAGTTCGATTTATTTTACAGGCGAATAAAAGCAattcattgaaaatattttaaaatcctTTTAAAAGATAGACAACAACTGTGTTAACGCTCATTATACGTTTTATTTATATCGATTTTTCATATGTaagaacaaaatttatttacagtATTTAGATCGCGTTTGCTTCCGTACTCATGCTTTTGTTTCGGCGTTAAACtgtttttcaaaatcaatTCTATGTGTCCTACTTAATTCAAATCCATTATAGAACTGCTGCCTATATACCTGGAATTGATTCCACATACTCGTATCAACTAATAGATAAAACAACTTTCGTACAGATTATCATAATCACTTCACGTTAAACACATGCTCTGGgagtacacaaaaataaagataGGAATAGTCATTGCAATCCTTAAGTTCTGTTCACATGAATCTCAAAACGTGTCTTGAATGTTTTAGCTGGGGAATTTTGATTGGGACAGACGTATAAATGTACATCAAACGCTCTCTAAAATTCATAattcatttataaatttattactttagctatatttatagttattaatatttttcgcttagatttctgttgttgcttctTTACCTTTTACTCAGCTGCTTACAATTAGGGGCTGCATTATGCATTACTTCTCTTATCTTGCTTTGCGTACGATTCTTGTGGGTGGATGTGGTGGTGTGGTTGTGGCTCTGAATGGGAAGGTGCAGGTGTATGTGGTTTGGTTTGGGCTTACTGCTATACACTTGTTATGAGCAAAGAAATGACCATAAACCGTAATTAGAGAATATCAAGAAATATATTAGAGGGATAATAATTATGGTGGTGCCTTATCCAATAGCATTTTTAACTGTTGAATTTTGAATGTCAGGCTTACAAAATGGGTTGCGAAACGAAATTTCACGATTCGGGGCGCACTAAttgatatatttatgtattcgGGTTATTGGCTGGCGGTCATCTATAATCGTGGTCAATATCTTTATCAATGCCGCTCGTGTGCTCAGGCGCGTGCTGTCCGAGCCGCAGATTGGTTTTTAGTGTGCAAGCCCAGGCGATTTGAAGATGAGTGTGATCCGGAACCTGCTCAAGACGCTTCTGCTACTTTTAGTGGGCCGCCTAGGCCAAGTAGTTATAAACTTTGCGATCTTCCGGCGATCGTTGCAGATACTCGCGTTCGATGAGGCCCTCAATGCGCTTTTTGATAAACACGGGCGAGGGCAAGAAGCGCGACTTTAGCTGCGACGTCACATCTGATACTAGCAAGTTGtgctaaaaaatataaaatggaaTCATTGTTAACAGTCAATTTAGCAAGATAGTAAACGTATACTTACAGCCATGCGCTTGCGGGCCTTCATTATGCGCACAATAGCCGCTTCGATCTCATGCTTACGATCCTCGTCGACCTTTCCGCGCGTTTCCTTGCGCTCTGGCTCTGATTCTCCCTTGGCGGCTACCGTTTGTATCTTCACCCTAAAATAGTTTAGATATTATTAATAGGCGCCGTTATATatcatattaaaaataatatctaaCCTGTGGAACTTGGAGATGAAGGCGTCGTTTACGTAAAACTCATCCGTGGGCTCAATGTCCTTAGTTTTCGTTTTAGAATTGCGTACTAACAAACGCTGAGCGGGCTTGCCCATGGACAACGATTGTAGTGCTCGGACAAGCTCCCGTTCTGGTATGTCCGTCTCCTGATGTATGTCGTCGTAGGTGAGCACGTCGCGGTTATTAAACAGCAGTAGCACGCACATCTATTTTGGAATATTCAATACatgtttaatgtttataaaaacatttgttttcgATCCATGTAATGCATGGCAAAACTACATACGTTCTGCTTAATGGTACACGGAGATGTACCAAATACAAGATATTTAAGCTTACCTGGTAGGTGGACACCTGCAAAACGTGCTTTCGTGTGGTGGTCGGCACCGCACAGCCGCTTGAACTGGAGCTGGGGGCATCTTTATCTTTTTCACTTTCGGCTGCCTTGCGGCCATAAAAAACAGCGTTGATATAGGCGGTTCCTATTTAAGTGAGTAGGCATAAATACAGTTACTTAAAAATGGTAATCATATAACTAGCTAACCCATTTGCGGCTGTAACGTCAATTGACGTCCTGAGTGCTTATTTAGATAGAAGTTcttgaaaatgtcaaaagctTCACGAGGAGCGGCGGGTATATTGCAGTTCGGAGTTGCTGTCTGTtagaaaaattcaataaagttCAATTaagtaaacatttttacatacTTATGGAACTATTGAAACCTACCTGTGTGGGCCAGAAGCCTGTGGTTAGTATGCGAACCGTTAGCTCCACACCGCCAAGGgataaattgttattatttacaaaGTTCTTAAACTCATCCATGATCGTATTGGAGACTGACATATCTTTAAACATGCCCTCTAGCTTCGAGGTGAATTGACAGCCGCATTCAGTCTGCAATAATTGAGTTAAGAGCgatgaatatttatgcaaagaTGCGAAGCAATCTAATCTACCTTTAGTTTTGAAATCATATTTTTCTCGAAATCATCAGAGACTGATTTGTTCAGCAGCAATCTCTTGGCTAAATGCGTCTTGTAATAGCGCTCAAAGACATCTTTCTCCAATAGGAAACGGAAAAGAACCATTGTCTTATCCAAGATGGACTCGATTTCCTGTTCGCTCATCTGTGGAAAAATAGTAGAAAACATTTATACATGTCAGAAGGGAAATTGTAAATTCAACTCACTCCCTTGCCGCCCTTTTTCAGTTTGTCATCGATGAATAGCGAAAGATACTCCGGGGATTTGTTGTTCAGGTTCAAGAAATGTTCAAAA
This genomic stretch from Drosophila teissieri strain GT53w chromosome 2L, Prin_Dtei_1.1, whole genome shotgun sequence harbors:
- the LOC122621947 gene encoding cullin-3-A isoform X2, whose product is MNLRGNPPKKEGKMRIRAFPASMDEKYVETIWASLKNAIQEIQKKNNSGLSFEQLYRNAYNMVLHKHGNRLYYGLREVVSEHLEHKVRADVLEALHSNFLPKLNQAWTDHQTSMVMIRDILMYMDRVYVQQREVDNVYNLGLILFRDQVVRYSEIQKALREKLLGMVMEERHGEAINHLAIKNACSMLITLGINSRTVYEEDFEKPFLAQSAAFYKFESQNFLAENNAGVYIKKVEARITEESSRAALYLDKDTEPRIVRVVEEELIKKHMRPIVEMENSGVVYMIKNSKTEDLACTYKLFSRLKEEGLKVIADTMSAYLREQGRMLVKEEENGNTNPITFVQNLLDLKDRFDQFLVHSFANDRIFKNVISSDFEHFLNLNNKSPEYLSLFIDDKLKKGGKGMSEQEIESILDKTMVLFRFLLEKDVFERYYKTHLAKRLLLNKSVSDDFEKNMISKLKTECGCQFTSKLEGMFKDMSVSNTIMDEFKNFVNNNNLSLGGVELTVRILTTGFWPTQTATPNCNIPAAPREAFDIFKNFYLNKHSGRQLTLQPQMGTAYINAVFYGRKAAESEKDKDAPSSSSSGCAVPTTTRKHVLQVSTYQMCVLLLFNNRDVLTYDDIHQETDIPERELVRALQSLSMGKPAQRLLVRNSKTKTKDIEPTDEFYVNDAFISKFHRVKIQTVAAKGESEPERKETRGKVDEDRKHEIEAAIVRIMKARKRMAHNLLVSDVTSQLKSRFLPSPVFIKKRIEGLIEREYLQRSPEDRKVYNYLA
- the LOC122617301 gene encoding myosin-11 isoform X2, with the translated sequence MGSRPVGFVLDAKSMGLNASRPPSPPPATSAPSASQKCRQVQPTEPSVSRLHQQSSVEVHVQCTASSESISTDHYRCLLQKLRDAKGDAGDMSFELNNIFLKRLDEIDCLNGHECDDMDTLQLRLGTFQEWVDFLLHVNHMILGNVSDLEKEAYSKIVACTQSVQGQQQQTLEENRKLRKDICAILSHVQTSKTFDFHGISLETVTVNQLQGAGKDQARPECESEKMNESMRSLASEIAAKHDEICNLKSQMKDLDEVVQTATQKLLLKDQCIAQLNQQLQEITHCIEIMSENTPCEGPLMHATQAQERKRGQDHLGESASDSLTADTMTNDMLENLSIHDNQESEKLRLLNAELNDLFDLFRKQDHQAIESGRKRLSCFFGELASERDDTVKKLETIRSHLRILQSDLDQSCLSSIGSETGHCDQDADADAQMLEALRRRLLTLNQVNRELHGKYQRLDTESKIKISELQARFESENGINQRNTDVLREIADLICKLGSMEFSYNEIYDESSRENPFCTTIAELFELRSQQEQKSKALNEHLACQIQGLQDNLKDRDNQINQLQSMIKSYSDFSENNRLKGEIHDLKLKNCDLSRQLRELSSLMRNQEDQRVELCTKYENLTSSFEDQCQELKGAKRKAQSLQSRLDQVEQLQDELRTERKMLREEVIALKEKEAVSAGRERALQEQQKIGHLEVEKMRNHIRNMQDHLQLDDIRHRESVQRMNETTECLREELRTISDNCQQMQIRLKQQTEVNQQQEQIIDSFRKWKDAQVRADEAMRHCAKRAEEHIHMLLEENRSLAEDYRILFRDNQLLEKEMKRVKQAVNYASSSAMSCPPPTSGGQTNAEAVNTPVPNFAKSDNHWTTQTGSWN
- the LOC122617301 gene encoding uncharacterized protein LOC122617301 isoform X4, which codes for MGSRPVGFVLDAKSMGLNASRPPSPPPATSAPSASQKCRQVQPTEPSVSRLHQQSSVEVHVQCTASSESISTDHYRCLLQKLRDAKGDAGDMSFELNNIFLKRLDEIDCLNGHECDDMDTLQLRLGTFQEWVDFLLHVNHMILGNVSDLEKEAYSKIVACTQSVQGQQQQTLEENRKLRKDICAILSHVQTSKTFDFHGISLETVTVNQLQGAGKDQARPECESEKMNESMRSLASEIAAKHDEICNLKSQMKDLDEVVQTATQKLLLKDQCIAQLNQQLQEITHCIEIMSENTPCEGPLMHATQAQERKRGQDHLGESASDSLTADTMTNDMLENLSIHDNQESEKLRLLNAELNDLFDLFRKQDHQAIESGRKRLSCFFGELASERDDTVKKLETIRSHLRILQSDLDQSCLSSIGSETGHCDQDADADAQMLEALRRRLLTLNQVNRELHGKYQRLDTESKIKISELQARFESENGINQRNTDVLREIADLICKLGSMEFSYNEIYDESSRENPFCTTIAELFELRSQQEQKSKALECDTKTPSQTRKPPKATKIPGATAKTNTKPTPKPKPSNKPTTTKTITTKTTTTSRTSK
- the LOC122617301 gene encoding myosin-11 isoform X1, producing MGSRPVGFVLDAKSMGLNASRPPSPPPATSAPSASQKCRQVQPTEPSVSRLHQQSSVEVHVQCTASSESISTDHYRCLLQKLRDAKGDAGDMSFELNNIFLKRLDEIDCLNGHECDDMDTLQLRLGTFQEWVDFLLHVNHMILGNVSDLEKEAYSKIVACTQSVQGQQQQTLEENRKLRKDICAILSHVQTSKTFDFHGISLETVTVNQLQGAGKDQARPECESEKMNESMRSLASEIAAKHDEICNLKSQMKDLDEVVQTATQKLLLKDQCIAQLNQQLQEITHCIEIMSENTPCEGPLMHATQAQERKRGQDHLGESASDSLTADTMTNDMLENLSIHDNQESEKLRLLNAELNDLFDLFRKQDHQAIESGRKRLSCFFGELASERDDTVKKLETIRSHLRILQSDLDQSCLSSIGSETGHCDQDADADAQMLEALRRRLLTLNQVNRELHGKYQRLDTESKIKISELQARFESENGINQRNTDVLREIADLICKLGSMEFSYNEIYDESSRENPFCTTIAELFELRSQQEQKSKALNEHLACQIQGLQDNLKDRDNQINQLQSMIKSYSDFSENNRLKGEIHDLKLKNCDLSRQLRELSSLMRNQEDQRVELCTKYENLTSSFEDQCQELKGAKRKAQSLQSRLDQVEQLQDELRTERKMLREEVIALKEKEAVSAGRERALQEQQKIGHLEVEKMRNHIRNMQDHLQLDDIRHRESVQRMNETTECLREELRTISDNCQQMQIRLKQQTEVNQQQEQIIDSFRKWKDAQVRADEAMRHCAKRAEEHIHMLLEENRSLAEDYRILFRDNQLLEKEMKRVKQAVNYASSSAMSCPPPTSGGQTNAEAVNTMARRLQNLTSTSQRISNQNRTLNDQYCNPLISRSASGIGQPVAQSTLRPSGSSED
- the LOC122617301 gene encoding myosin-11 isoform X3, which encodes MGSRPVGFVLDAKSMGLNASRPPSPPPATSAPSASQKCRQVQPTEPSVSRLHQQSSVEVHVQCTASSESISTDHYRCLLQKLRDAKGDAGDMSFELNNIFLKRLDEIDCLNGHECDDMDTLQLRLGTFQEWVDFLLHVNHMILGNVSDLEKEAYSKIVACTQSVQGQQQQTLEENRKLRKDICAILSHVQTSKTFDFHGISLETVTVNQLQGAGKDQARPECESEKMNESMRSLASEIAAKHDEICNLKSQMKDLDEVVQTATQKLLLKDQCIAQLNQQLQEITHCIEIMSENTPCEGPLMHATQAQERKRGQDHLGESASDSLTADTMTNDMLENLSIHDNQESEKLRLLNAELNDLFDLFRKQDHQAIESGRKRLSCFFGELASERDDTVKKLETIRSHLRILQSDLDQSCLSSIGSETGHCDQDADADAQMLEALRRRLLTLNQVNRELHGKYQRLDTESKIKISELQARFESENGINQRNTDVLREIADLICKLGSMEFSYNEIYDESSRENPFCTTIAELFELRSQQEQKSKALNEHLACQIQGLQDNLKDRDNQINQLQSMIKSYSDFSENNRLKGEIHDLKLKNCDLSRQLRELSSLMRNQEDQRVELCTKYENLTSSFEDQCQELKGAKRKAQSLQSRLDQVEQLQDELRTERKMLREEVIALKEKEAVSAGRERALQEQQKIGHLEVEKMRNHIRNMQDHLQLDDIRHRESVQRMNETTECLREELRTISDNCQQMQIRLNCRLLSSR